Proteins encoded in a region of the Populus nigra chromosome 3, ddPopNigr1.1, whole genome shotgun sequence genome:
- the LOC133689597 gene encoding uncharacterized protein LOC133689597: MSPAISLPCFNSVIFAARRSPQKGKLKNAKVPGATPKLSNTGFGTSKKEPLWRCVEGCGACCKLAKGPAFATPEEIFTNPSDIELYKSLIGPDGWCLHYEKSTRKCSIYPDRPYFCRVEPDIFESLYGITKKKFNKEACGSCRDTIKEIYGSHSKELDNFNRSLRSSD; the protein is encoded by the exons ATGTCACCCGCCATTTCTCTGCCCTGCTTCAATAGTGTGATCTTTGCAGCGCGCCGGTCACCCCAGAAAGGAAAGTTGAAGAATGCAAAAGTGCCCGGGGCAACGCCAAAACTTAGCAACACTGGCTTCGGTACCAGCAAGAAAGAGCCATTATGGCGGTGCGTGGAGGGTTGTGGTGCTTGCTGCAAGCTGGCTAAGGGCCCTGCTTTCGCCACTCCTGAAGAAATCTTCACAAACCCCTCTGATATCGAG CTTTATAAAAGCTTAATAGGCCCGGATGGATGGTGTTTACATTATGAGAAAAGCACACGCAAGTGCTCAATTTACCCTG atCGTCCCTATTTTTGTCGTGTGGAGCCAGATATATTCGAGTCACTGTATGGCATTACTAAGAAGAAATTCAACAAGGAGGCATGCGG TAGCTGTAGAGACACTATTAAGGAAATCTATGGTTCACATTCCAAGGAACTGGACAACTTCAATCGCTCCTTAAGGAGTTCTGATTAG
- the LOC133689596 gene encoding serine/arginine-rich splicing factor RS2Z33-like isoform X2, which produces MKRDYAFVEFSDPRDADDARHYLDGKEFDGSRIIVEFAKGVPRGSREYLGRGPPPGSGRCFNCGIDGHWARDCKAGDWKNKCYRCGERGHIERNCKNSPKKLTRGRSYSRSPGRSRSPHRGRSRSPSYSRGRSYSRSRSPPPKRERSVENENRSLSPEPKSTKARKRSPTPDEGSPRPSPKSRKLDDEQDREYSGSPTGRSRSRSRSRSPRDERYRSPQTNGRSRSPSPRDDRSPVDDDYEDNNRSPRDSDVSR; this is translated from the exons ATGAAGCGTGACTATGCATTTGTT GAATTTAGTGATCCCAGAGATGCTGATGATGCAAGGCATTACTTAGATGGCAAGGAGTTTGATGGAAGTCGTATcattgtggaatttgcaaaggGG GTACCTCGTGGTTCTCGAGAATATTTGGGCAGAGGTCCTCCTCCAGGATCTGGACGCTGCTTTAATTGTGGCATTGATGGCCACTGGGCTCGAGATTGCAAAGCTGGAGACTGGAAGAACAAGTGTTATCGTTGTGGGGAAAGAGGTCATATAGAGAGAAACTGCAAGAACAGTCCCAAGAAACTCAC GCGGGGGAGGAGTTACTCTCGATCACCAGGTAGATCACGCTCTCCTCACCGTGGCAGAAGCCGCAGCCCAAGTTATAGCCGAGGTCGAAGCTACAG CCGATCAAGATCCCCACCACCAAAGAGAGAGCGAAGTGTTGAGAATGAGAACAGGTCATTGAGCCCTGAACCAAAGAGTACAAAGGCCAGGAAGCGCAGCCCAACACCTGATGAAGGCAGCCCACGCCCTTCTCCCAAATCTCGAAAACTGGATGATGAGCAAGATAGAGAGTACAGTGGCAGCCCCACGggaagaagcagaagcagaagcagaagcagaagcccTCGAGATGAGAGGTATAGAAGTCCTCAGACTAATGGTCGCAGCCGCAGTCCCAGTCCCAGGGATGATAGAAGCCCtgttgatgatgattatgaGGACAACAACCGCTCCCCGAGAGATAGTGACGTGTCACGTTGA
- the LOC133689596 gene encoding serine/arginine-rich splicing factor RS2Z33-like isoform X1 yields the protein MPRYDDRYASTRLYVGHLAARTRSRDLEHLFSKYGRVRDVDMKRDYAFVEFSDPRDADDARHYLDGKEFDGSRIIVEFAKGVPRGSREYLGRGPPPGSGRCFNCGIDGHWARDCKAGDWKNKCYRCGERGHIERNCKNSPKKLTRGRSYSRSPGRSRSPHRGRSRSPSYSRGRSYSRSRSPPPKRERSVENENRSLSPEPKSTKARKRSPTPDEGSPRPSPKSRKLDDEQDREYSGSPTGRSRSRSRSRSPRDERYRSPQTNGRSRSPSPRDDRSPVDDDYEDNNRSPRDSDVSR from the exons ATGCCGCGATATGATGACCGATATGCCAGTACGCGTCTCTATGTTGGACACCTGGCTGCTAGGACACGATCACGGGATCTGGAACATCTTTTCAGCAAATATGGGCG AGTACGAGATGTGGATATGAAGCGTGACTATGCATTTGTT GAATTTAGTGATCCCAGAGATGCTGATGATGCAAGGCATTACTTAGATGGCAAGGAGTTTGATGGAAGTCGTATcattgtggaatttgcaaaggGG GTACCTCGTGGTTCTCGAGAATATTTGGGCAGAGGTCCTCCTCCAGGATCTGGACGCTGCTTTAATTGTGGCATTGATGGCCACTGGGCTCGAGATTGCAAAGCTGGAGACTGGAAGAACAAGTGTTATCGTTGTGGGGAAAGAGGTCATATAGAGAGAAACTGCAAGAACAGTCCCAAGAAACTCAC GCGGGGGAGGAGTTACTCTCGATCACCAGGTAGATCACGCTCTCCTCACCGTGGCAGAAGCCGCAGCCCAAGTTATAGCCGAGGTCGAAGCTACAG CCGATCAAGATCCCCACCACCAAAGAGAGAGCGAAGTGTTGAGAATGAGAACAGGTCATTGAGCCCTGAACCAAAGAGTACAAAGGCCAGGAAGCGCAGCCCAACACCTGATGAAGGCAGCCCACGCCCTTCTCCCAAATCTCGAAAACTGGATGATGAGCAAGATAGAGAGTACAGTGGCAGCCCCACGggaagaagcagaagcagaagcagaagcagaagcccTCGAGATGAGAGGTATAGAAGTCCTCAGACTAATGGTCGCAGCCGCAGTCCCAGTCCCAGGGATGATAGAAGCCCtgttgatgatgattatgaGGACAACAACCGCTCCCCGAGAGATAGTGACGTGTCACGTTGA